A genome region from Euphorbia lathyris chromosome 4, ddEupLath1.1, whole genome shotgun sequence includes the following:
- the LOC136225459 gene encoding peroxidase P7-like: protein MASSSSLKAFVALCLLLVSSTNAQLSTSFHSKSCPNLFSTVKPVVQSAINKEKRIGASIVRLFFHDCFVNGCDGSILLDDTSSFTGEKSANPNRNSARGFEVIDTIKSAVEKACPGVVSCADILAIAARDSTAILGGPSWNVKTGRRDARSASLSAANNGIPAPTNNLNQLVSRFSALGLSTRDLVALSGAHTIGVARCRNFRARIYNETTIDTSFAQTRRSNCPTTGGDNNLSPLDLQTPTSFDNKYFNNLINQKGLLHSDQQLFSGSGSTSSIVSSYNNGQNTFFSDFASAMIKMGDISPLTGSQGEIRRNCRRPN from the exons atggcttcttcttcttctttgaaagCTTTTGTAGCTTTGTGTCTCCTTCTTGTTAGCTCTACCAATGCTCAACTTTCAACTAGTTTTCACTCCAAATCTTGCCCGAACCTTTTCTCGACGGTGAAACCGGTTGTTCAATCCGCTATTAATAAAGAGAAACGTATCGGTGCATCCATCGTTCGTTTGTTCTTCCATGACTGCTTTGTTAAT GGATGCGATGGATCAATTCTACTAGACGACACATCATCATTCACAGGAGAGAAAAGTGCAAATCCAAACAGGAATTCAGCAAGAGGATTTGAAGTAATTGATACCATAAAATCAGCAGTAGAGAAGGCATGTCCAGGCGTTGTTTCTTGTGCTGATATTTTAGCCATTGCTGCTAGAGACTCCACTGCTATT cTTGGAGGACCAAGTTGGAATGTTAAAACTGGAAGAAGAGATGCAAGAAGTGCAAGTCTTTCAGCTGCTAATAATGGAATTCCAGCTCCAACTAACAACTTGAATCAACTTGTTTCAAGATTCAGTGCTCTTGGTCTTTCTACTAGAGACTTGGTTGCTCTTTCTG gaGCACATACAATTGGAGTAGCAAGGTGCCGAAACTTCAGGGCAAGAATATATAATGAAACAACAATAGACACATCATTTGCGCAAACAAGAAGATCAAACTGCCCCACAACTGGTGGAGACAACAACTTATCTCCACTTGATTTACAGACACCAACATCATTTGACAACAAATATTTTAACAACCTAATCAACCAAAAAGGTCTTCTTCATTCTGATCAGCAATTATTCAGTGGATCAGGATCTACTAGTTCCATTGTGAGCTCATACAACAATGGCCAAAACACCTTCTTTTCTGACTTTGCTTCTGCTATGATTAAGATGGGTGATATTAGCCCTCTTACTGGATCTCAGGGAGAGATTAGAAGAAATTGCAGAAGGCCTAATTAA